One Papaver somniferum cultivar HN1 chromosome 10, ASM357369v1, whole genome shotgun sequence genomic window carries:
- the LOC113315472 gene encoding uncharacterized protein LOC113315472 — MKISDANPLNKELLDNLVKAENNLNSKEVQLSTMVKLKSRTKWVKEGSANTRFFHTNLKFNEVDISDSLLEVIPKAITTDDQAMLDAVPSNEEIKQILFEMDPHSSPQQECQVLIKYGFSDTWCKWLSTLFESAKVSVMINGGPNGFFSVGRGLRQGDPLSPILFVFMEDVLSRNICKMVAEGKINPMSKKKNIQKLMKLLEEYQKSSGEVINRSKSKLFVDGTTAARTMQIKIMMQMEVSTLPDKYLGVISQSG, encoded by the exons ATGAAGATATCTGATGCTAATCCCCTAAATAAAGAACTCTTGGACAACTTAGTGAAAGCTGAAAACAATTTAAATTCAAAAGAAGTGCAGTTAAGTACAATGGTGAAACTTAAATCTAGAACCAAATGGGTCAAAGAAGGGTCTGCCAACACAAGATTCTTTCATACCAATCTTAAG TTTAATGAAGTGGATATCTCAGACTCATTGCTTGAAGTAATTCCAAAAGCAATAACAACAGATGATCAAGCTATGTTGGATGCAGTTCCATCTAATGAAGAAATCAAGCAAATTCTATTTGAAATGGATCCACATAGTTCTCCACAACAAGAATGTCAA GTATTAATCAAATATGGTTTCTCAGATACATGGTGTAAATGGTTAAGTACTCTATTTGAATCTGCAAAAGTCTCAGTTATGATAAATGGTGGACCAAATGGGTTCTTCTCAGTAGGTAGAGGGTTAAGACAAGGAGACCCTTTATCTCCAATACTTTTTGTTTTTATGGAAGATGTCCTTAGTAGAAACATATGTAAAATGGTAGCTGAAGGAAAGATAAATCCGATG agcaaaaaaaaaaacattcagaAGCTAATGAAACTTTTAGAAGAATACCAGAAAAGCTCAGGTGAAGTAATAAACAGAAGTAAAAGCAAGCTCTTTGTGGATGGAACAACTGCAGCAAGGACAATGCAAATTAAGATAATGATGCAAATGGAAGTAAGTACTCTACCTGACAAATACTTGGGAGTAATTTCACAATCTGGCTAA